In a genomic window of Methylobacter sp. YRD-M1:
- a CDS encoding MarR family winged helix-turn-helix transcriptional regulator, whose product MQELKNTFKLIERISTLVRSEERKKYAAVGLQPIHIQVLDYLSRCNWCSDTPAAVTDYLGLTKGTVSQTIQVLERKGYIERSGDAEDGRVVHLSLSKSGARLLDELAAQDVFAQTENALAIKQYTTLGDALNSMLRTLQITNNAKTFGVCNSCTNFNEVDNHYQCDLAQVPLSRMDTEKICREHTPADIAAD is encoded by the coding sequence ATGCAGGAATTAAAAAACACCTTTAAATTGATCGAACGCATCAGTACTCTGGTGCGTTCGGAAGAACGAAAAAAATATGCTGCAGTGGGCTTGCAGCCGATCCACATCCAGGTGCTGGACTATCTGTCCCGCTGCAACTGGTGCAGCGACACGCCCGCTGCCGTAACTGACTATCTGGGCCTGACCAAAGGCACTGTTTCGCAAACGATACAGGTCCTTGAGCGCAAAGGCTATATTGAGCGCAGCGGTGATGCCGAGGACGGGCGCGTCGTGCATTTGTCTCTGTCCAAGTCCGGCGCGCGGCTGCTGGACGAACTGGCTGCACAAGATGTGTTCGCGCAGACCGAAAACGCCCTGGCAATCAAACAGTACACGACGCTAGGCGATGCGTTGAATTCCATGCTGCGGACGTTACAGATAACCAACAATGCCAAAACTTTCGGCGTCTGCAACTCGTGCACCAATTTCAACGAGGTCGACAACCACTACCAGTGCGATCTGGCCCAGGTGCCGCTCAGCCGCATGGACACTG
- the speE gene encoding polyamine aminopropyltransferase, with amino-acid sequence MMNPSQWFTEQAPGAESAFSLKFKQKLHEEQSEYQFIEIYETEDFGNLMVIDGCTMVSTRDNFLYHEMMTHPVLFTHPDPKRVWIIGGGDCGTLKEVLKHPSVEQVVQIDIDERVTRLAEIYFPELCESNNDPRADLKFIDGIKWVKDAEPNSVDIIIVDSTDPAGPAEGLFSKAFYRDCFNCLSEHGMVVQQSESPLYHMKLIGEMRDAMSSAGFEHLQTLFFPQTIYPSGWWSATIASKASLAKFRELDSANKSFDTTYYNVDIHKASLAQPEFFKKALGLK; translated from the coding sequence ATAATGAATCCGTCTCAGTGGTTTACCGAGCAAGCCCCAGGTGCAGAATCCGCCTTTTCGTTAAAATTTAAACAAAAGTTGCACGAGGAGCAATCGGAATATCAATTTATTGAAATTTATGAAACCGAGGATTTCGGCAATTTGATGGTTATCGATGGCTGCACGATGGTATCGACGCGCGATAACTTCCTTTATCATGAGATGATGACTCACCCGGTTTTATTCACGCACCCCGATCCGAAACGCGTCTGGATTATCGGCGGCGGCGACTGCGGCACCTTGAAAGAAGTCCTGAAACACCCCTCTGTCGAACAGGTCGTGCAGATCGATATCGACGAGCGCGTCACGCGTCTGGCCGAAATCTACTTCCCCGAACTGTGCGAGTCCAATAACGATCCTCGGGCCGATCTGAAATTCATCGACGGCATCAAATGGGTGAAAGATGCCGAACCCAATTCCGTGGACATTATCATCGTCGACAGCACGGACCCGGCCGGTCCTGCCGAAGGCCTGTTCAGCAAAGCGTTCTACCGCGACTGCTTCAACTGTCTGTCAGAGCACGGCATGGTCGTGCAGCAAAGCGAATCGCCGCTGTATCACATGAAGCTGATCGGCGAAATGCGCGATGCGATGAGTTCGGCCGGCTTCGAGCACCTGCAAACGCTGTTCTTCCCGCAAACCATCTATCCGTCCGGCTGGTGGAGCGCCACGATCGCCAGCAAAGCCAGTCTGGCAAAATTCAGGGAACTGGACTCCGCCAACAAAAGCTTTGACACGACTTACTACAATGTCGACATCCACAAGGCTTCATTGGCCCAGCCTGAGTTTTTCAAGAAAGCCCTTGGTTTGAAGTAG
- the speA gene encoding biosynthetic arginine decarboxylase, which translates to MYLSDSKTWTIEDSAQTYGIQNWGDGYFAINAEGHVCVRPSSDKAVEIDLYEIAGSLKDKHLSLPVLVRFTDILKDRVRRLQAAFQKACVNNDYQGRYTPVYPIKVNQQRKVVEGILASDNVGLEAGSKPELLAIMALSTQSVVICNGYKDRAYIRLALIGLKMGLDLYLVIEKPSELELIIEEAARLNIKPQLGVRIRLASISAGKWQNSGGEKSKFGFHANEVLGLIERLKQAGLLDTLKLMHFHMGSQIANIHDIKVALKEAGQFYVELHRQGAPIQIIDAGGGLGVDYDGSRSRRESSINYSMDEYAQNIVRSFAEICAEKQVPQPDIITESGRAITAHHAVLITNVTDIESVYTNDSAKQPLAEGQNIVEHYHDAQFALSEARAQFNQDKLSIVELAQAENDYAIICQQIKNSLNPRSQNEATILQELSEKLADKVFCNFSLFQSMPDIWGIEQIFPIMPIHRLDERPSRRAVIQDLTCDSDGRIDQYIDGQNIETTLALHEIDSKEPYLIGFFMLGAYQEILGDMHNLFGDTHSINIELDDSGYHFYDLLEGEHVGDLLDYVHICTEELKAAYREKLARSPVSEQERQDYEKELVAGLTAYTYLER; encoded by the coding sequence TTGTATTTAAGTGATTCAAAGACGTGGACTATCGAGGATTCGGCGCAAACCTACGGCATACAAAACTGGGGCGACGGTTACTTTGCGATTAATGCCGAAGGGCACGTCTGTGTAAGGCCGAGCTCCGATAAAGCCGTCGAAATCGATCTGTACGAAATCGCCGGCTCGCTCAAGGACAAGCACCTGTCCCTGCCGGTCCTGGTGCGCTTCACCGACATCCTCAAAGACCGAGTCAGACGCCTGCAGGCCGCCTTCCAGAAAGCCTGCGTCAATAATGATTACCAGGGCCGCTACACGCCCGTTTACCCGATCAAGGTCAACCAGCAGCGCAAGGTCGTCGAGGGCATTCTGGCTTCCGACAATGTCGGGCTGGAAGCGGGCAGCAAGCCAGAACTGCTGGCCATCATGGCCCTTTCGACCCAATCCGTCGTGATCTGCAACGGCTACAAGGACCGGGCCTATATCCGTCTGGCATTGATCGGCCTGAAAATGGGTCTTGATCTGTATCTGGTCATCGAGAAGCCTTCCGAGCTGGAGCTGATCATTGAAGAAGCCGCGCGCCTGAACATCAAGCCGCAACTGGGCGTGCGCATCCGGCTGGCCAGCATCAGCGCCGGCAAATGGCAGAACAGCGGCGGCGAGAAGTCCAAATTCGGCTTTCATGCCAACGAGGTGCTGGGACTCATCGAGCGTCTGAAGCAAGCTGGCCTGCTCGATACTCTCAAGCTCATGCATTTTCACATGGGCTCGCAGATCGCCAACATCCACGACATCAAGGTCGCGCTGAAAGAGGCCGGGCAATTCTATGTCGAACTGCACCGCCAGGGCGCGCCCATACAGATCATCGACGCCGGCGGCGGCCTCGGCGTCGATTACGACGGCAGCCGGTCGCGGCGCGAATCGTCGATCAATTACAGCATGGACGAATACGCGCAGAACATCGTGCGCAGTTTTGCCGAAATCTGTGCCGAGAAGCAGGTGCCGCAGCCCGATATCATCACTGAATCAGGCCGCGCGATCACCGCGCATCATGCTGTTCTGATCACCAACGTGACCGATATCGAATCGGTCTATACCAATGACTCGGCCAAACAGCCCTTGGCCGAGGGACAGAATATCGTCGAACACTATCATGATGCACAATTCGCGCTGTCGGAAGCCCGTGCGCAGTTCAATCAGGATAAGCTGAGCATTGTAGAGCTGGCCCAGGCCGAGAACGACTATGCGATCATCTGCCAGCAGATCAAAAACAGCCTGAATCCGCGCAGCCAGAACGAGGCCACGATATTGCAGGAGCTGAGCGAGAAGCTGGCTGATAAGGTGTTCTGCAATTTCTCGCTGTTCCAGTCCATGCCCGACATCTGGGGCATCGAGCAGATCTTTCCGATCATGCCCATACACCGGCTGGACGAGCGGCCTTCGCGGCGCGCCGTGATCCAGGATCTGACCTGCGACTCGGACGGCCGCATCGACCAGTACATCGACGGCCAGAATATCGAAACGACGCTGGCGCTGCATGAAATTGACAGCAAGGAACCGTATCTGATCGGCTTTTTCATGCTGGGCGCCTACCAGGAAATCCTCGGCGACATGCACAACCTGTTCGGCGATACGCACTCGATCAATATCGAGCTCGACGACAGCGGGTATCATTTTTACGATCTGCTCGAAGGCGAGCATGTCGGCGATCTGCTCGACTACGTCCACATCTGCACCGAGGAGCTGAAAGCCGCCTACCGCGAAAAACTAGCCAGAAGCCCTGTCAGTGAACAGGAGCGGCAGGACTATGAAAAAGAGCTGGTCGCAGGCCTGACAGCCTATACCTACCTGGAGCGGTAA
- a CDS encoding NAD(P)-dependent oxidoreductase, producing the protein MHWQRFENGTRCVPYNWSDNMKAGMIGLGAMGAGMAGNLAKAGYLTAVYNRTAATAQSLAEDLNVTACVTPQALAAEVDVVLICVSADQDVLDVVNAVAATIKPGSVVVDMSTVSSETARKAAAILAEKQAAFLDAPVSGGVEGANKGTLAMMIGGDADALEKVRPVLAAMASRIMHMGPTGAGQNTKAVNQIMAAGINQAVTEALAFGQAQGLPMEQVIEVISGGAAGNWFLQHRGPTMTSGTFAPGFKLALHHKDLKICQAMARQIGASTTTINMTLADYEQLMAAGFGDEDISALYRLKNKS; encoded by the coding sequence ATGCACTGGCAACGTTTTGAAAATGGTACGCGATGCGTACCCTACAACTGGAGCGATAACATGAAAGCAGGCATGATCGGGCTCGGCGCGATGGGCGCCGGCATGGCCGGAAATCTCGCCAAGGCGGGCTATCTGACGGCCGTTTACAATCGCACGGCGGCAACGGCGCAGAGCCTGGCCGAAGACCTGAACGTAACCGCTTGTGTAACGCCCCAGGCGCTGGCGGCTGAAGTCGATGTCGTGCTGATCTGCGTTTCCGCCGATCAGGATGTGTTGGATGTCGTCAATGCCGTCGCCGCCACCATCAAGCCTGGATCGGTGGTCGTCGACATGTCCACGGTCAGCAGCGAGACGGCCAGGAAAGCCGCCGCGATACTGGCCGAAAAACAGGCCGCCTTTCTCGATGCGCCGGTATCGGGCGGCGTCGAAGGCGCCAACAAAGGCACGCTGGCCATGATGATAGGCGGCGATGCCGATGCCCTGGAAAAAGTCCGTCCGGTGCTGGCGGCCATGGCCAGCCGCATCATGCACATGGGGCCGACCGGCGCGGGCCAGAATACCAAAGCCGTCAACCAGATCATGGCCGCCGGCATCAATCAGGCCGTGACCGAGGCGCTCGCCTTCGGACAGGCGCAGGGCCTGCCGATGGAGCAGGTCATCGAGGTCATCTCCGGCGGCGCCGCCGGCAACTGGTTTCTCCAGCATCGCGGCCCGACCATGACAAGCGGCACTTTCGCGCCGGGCTTCAAGTTGGCGCTGCATCACAAGGATCTGAAAATTTGTCAGGCCATGGCCCGGCAGATCGGCGCATCGACTACGACGATCAATATGACGCTGGCCGATTATGAGCAATTGATGGCGGCGGGGTTTGGCGATGAGGATATTTCGGCGCTGTATCGGTTGAAAAACAAGTCTTGA
- a CDS encoding YchJ family protein yields MTDQQHCLCGSGLDYAECCGQYHREEKTAPTAEALMRSRFTAYARQDEAYLLATWDASTRPAAIDFSREKAEWQRLEITGTKKGGLKDSKGLVEFKAYFLQDGEEHVMNEASRFVRNNGRWFYLDGIVKSIGKVGLQTNQGKNAPCPCGSGKKFKRCCGAD; encoded by the coding sequence ATGACTGATCAACAACATTGTCTTTGCGGCTCAGGCCTTGATTATGCCGAATGCTGCGGCCAGTATCACCGCGAAGAAAAAACCGCGCCCACCGCCGAAGCGCTGATGCGTTCGCGCTTTACCGCTTATGCCCGCCAGGATGAAGCTTATTTGCTGGCAACCTGGGATGCGAGCACGCGGCCTGCCGCTATCGACTTTTCCAGGGAAAAAGCCGAATGGCAGAGGCTGGAGATCACCGGCACTAAAAAAGGCGGCCTTAAGGACAGCAAGGGTCTCGTGGAATTTAAGGCGTATTTTCTGCAGGATGGCGAGGAGCATGTGATGAACGAGGCCAGCCGCTTTGTCCGGAACAACGGCCGCTGGTTTTACCTGGACGGCATCGTCAAATCGATAGGCAAGGTCGGGCTGCAGACCAACCAGGGCAAGAATGCGCCGTGCCCCTGCGGCAGCGGCAAGAAATTCAAGCGCTGCTGCGGGGCTGACTGA
- a CDS encoding type IV pilin protein, with protein MKTFKRFDGFTLIELMIVVAIIGILAAIAYPSYTEYVTRAKRSDGKAGLLQVQLAEEKWRANHTSYTTDLTNAGLNLGTSSPDGKYTISITAADANGYTAAATPTFTDAKCNVLGINQADVKTVSGTDSVANCWGK; from the coding sequence ATGAAGACGTTCAAACGATTTGACGGATTTACTCTGATAGAATTGATGATAGTGGTGGCTATTATCGGTATTCTTGCGGCAATTGCTTACCCTTCTTATACCGAATATGTGACACGCGCCAAGCGCTCAGACGGGAAGGCGGGATTGTTGCAAGTGCAGCTGGCTGAGGAGAAATGGCGGGCCAATCATACGAGCTACACGACCGATTTGACCAATGCCGGATTAAACCTCGGCACTTCTTCGCCCGACGGCAAATATACGATCAGCATCACCGCTGCCGATGCCAATGGCTATACCGCTGCGGCCACGCCTACATTCACCGATGCAAAATGCAACGTTCTCGGCATCAATCAAGCCGACGTCAAAACCGTGTCAGGCACCGACTCTGTTGCAAATTGCTGGGGTAAATAA
- a CDS encoding prepilin-type N-terminal cleavage/methylation domain-containing protein translates to MKKLGSSGFSLIELMIVIAIMGIIAALAVPSYQDMIARNRLKQAAEGLKSDLQWMRAESIKQSCNLRASFTEGANWSYQIYIPPAAAGSTCALQHASHGCPAAATANCNIKTVSSAQYAGTKMDDPDFFSAPETVVEFDFRRGEARRSNNSLSHGSVEMISSNYEVKVVVAPVGRVRICNEAGSTGYPNC, encoded by the coding sequence ATGAAAAAATTAGGGAGTTCAGGCTTCTCGCTGATTGAACTGATGATAGTCATTGCCATCATGGGCATTATTGCGGCGCTGGCTGTGCCTTCTTATCAAGACATGATTGCACGGAATCGGCTGAAACAGGCGGCTGAAGGGTTGAAATCCGACTTGCAATGGATGCGCGCCGAATCCATAAAGCAAAGCTGCAATCTTCGGGCTTCTTTTACCGAAGGCGCCAATTGGTCTTACCAGATCTATATACCGCCTGCTGCTGCCGGTAGTACATGCGCTCTTCAGCATGCCAGCCATGGATGCCCCGCCGCAGCCACTGCCAATTGCAATATAAAAACCGTAAGCAGCGCACAGTATGCCGGAACTAAAATGGATGATCCTGATTTTTTTAGCGCTCCTGAAACCGTAGTGGAATTCGATTTTCGACGCGGTGAAGCAAGAAGAAGCAATAACAGCTTAAGCCATGGAAGTGTGGAGATGATTTCATCCAATTATGAAGTAAAGGTGGTCGTAGCGCCCGTTGGACGCGTAAGAATCTGTAATGAAGCAGGTTCGACCGGATACCCGAATTGCTGA
- a CDS encoding prepilin-type N-terminal cleavage/methylation domain-containing protein, giving the protein MKKQSGFTLIEIMIALLLGLIIVGATIAIYIATVRSSTDTVRSVRLNHDLESVMTVMVNDIKRAGYWRGAVINNWHIAYVANGGAPVNDPNPFTAAATRLNIIGGNCILYSYDANNNGAVDASEFYGFRFTNNSIQMRSGGANTTNCANPDDNWDGFIESNQLNITDLQFSFVALAAQAAVANVHPALPALDGTSRCLNITTGAAPNNDVTCTAANTGDYISVKRVVDIHLTGTLDADPTVTKTLSSTVKVRNDHIFRQP; this is encoded by the coding sequence ATGAAAAAACAATCCGGTTTCACGCTCATCGAGATAATGATTGCCTTGTTGCTGGGGTTGATCATTGTGGGGGCAACCATTGCCATTTACATCGCCACGGTCAGAAGCAGTACCGATACTGTCAGGTCGGTGCGCCTGAATCATGATCTGGAATCGGTCATGACGGTCATGGTGAACGACATCAAGCGCGCGGGCTACTGGCGCGGCGCGGTAATCAACAACTGGCATATAGCGTATGTGGCCAATGGAGGGGCTCCCGTCAATGATCCCAACCCTTTTACCGCCGCTGCAACCCGATTAAACATAATCGGCGGCAATTGCATTTTATATAGCTACGATGCAAACAATAACGGCGCGGTTGATGCCAGTGAATTTTATGGATTCAGATTCACCAACAATTCCATTCAAATGCGCTCGGGAGGCGCTAACACTACCAACTGCGCCAATCCCGATGACAATTGGGATGGATTTATAGAAAGCAATCAACTGAATATCACCGATCTTCAATTCAGTTTCGTGGCATTGGCGGCGCAGGCGGCCGTCGCCAATGTTCACCCGGCTCTGCCTGCATTGGACGGTACTTCGCGCTGCTTAAACATTACTACCGGAGCAGCACCCAATAATGATGTAACCTGCACCGCAGCCAATACGGGCGATTATATTTCCGTAAAACGCGTGGTTGATATTCACTTAACGGGCACGCTGGATGCTGATCCGACTGTTACCAAGACCCTGAGCAGTACGGTTAAAGTCAGAAACGATCATATCTTCAGGCAACCATAG
- a CDS encoding type IV pilus modification PilV family protein yields MKLINPIKNSTGIGLIEVLITTVVVAVGLLAIASLQGDLMNGSGLNKTRAEAKALCDTKIEELRDRIEKTGASGYDAIASSAANETITGTNETFSRGWVVQDLTGPARKQISATCGWAQGQVIVQSVVAFEDVWASGVNAQGQNSGISTNDPSTNVNSSEEIKPEIIDLPQTQTPNTIYTVDGKTYMVTASGKQAARVYSCGILTPFEHGLFTRRVNRDGVVGDESIELFEKSTIDTNYCIPKVRFNGGVIIPIRGIVHSKATDGNGKNAPLLDISLFTFNTTESGTYCIFEPVAGAVSAPYVCYVGGSCKFGPAGTPVNGNVPVTECPNPAFSAAKVGPGGWRGKVGLLGVAPNGKNVCFAEELAGTDTTFDTARNYYTRNNGLNEGINKPYSCHDFLIVNGQQNAKGMHDECTAQAAAIGGFMLATKNIQRDITGNNVFDPTVDTGYCVGDPITSYTVTGTIENANSAPTVSMLGGNCTATATDYTCNIATAEASATVSGSYNGETQSCTFSLAAANGCTLSFTPSNNPTYTVTGIISGVAASSVSVSIDPSGIHCPATPNGDGSYTYSCTVTAAENTTATLTATTSVISATVAPATQTVTLTGASGTKITAPDPFVANDVPTYTISGSISIDKKVDNLTTVTVAVDTNMGACSLTGGHSAGMAPSYSCTVPGGANHLTIAISPTCSAGNGSKKHELSDGSTTSLNGSLFIDLGSVSGNATRNITITQSNTNC; encoded by the coding sequence ATGAAATTAATTAACCCGATAAAAAACAGCACTGGTATCGGCCTGATAGAAGTATTGATTACCACTGTGGTCGTTGCCGTGGGTTTGCTGGCGATAGCGTCCTTGCAAGGCGACCTGATGAATGGCAGCGGTTTGAATAAAACCCGTGCGGAAGCCAAAGCGCTCTGCGACACCAAGATTGAAGAGCTCAGGGACAGGATCGAAAAAACAGGCGCATCGGGCTATGATGCGATTGCATCTTCAGCCGCAAACGAGACTATTACAGGCACGAACGAAACCTTCAGCAGAGGCTGGGTCGTGCAGGACCTGACCGGGCCCGCACGGAAACAAATCAGCGCAACCTGTGGCTGGGCCCAGGGGCAGGTGATAGTGCAAAGCGTCGTGGCATTTGAAGATGTGTGGGCGTCAGGCGTTAACGCTCAAGGGCAGAACAGCGGCATTAGCACTAACGACCCCAGCACGAATGTCAACTCTTCAGAAGAAATCAAGCCGGAAATCATAGATCTTCCTCAAACCCAAACGCCAAACACCATCTATACCGTTGATGGCAAGACCTATATGGTTACCGCCAGCGGTAAGCAGGCTGCGCGGGTATACAGCTGCGGTATTTTAACGCCTTTCGAGCACGGCTTATTCACCCGACGCGTCAACAGAGACGGCGTGGTTGGCGATGAATCGATTGAGCTGTTTGAAAAATCCACAATTGACACCAATTACTGCATTCCGAAAGTGCGTTTCAATGGCGGCGTTATTATTCCCATAAGAGGCATTGTTCATTCAAAGGCGACGGACGGCAATGGCAAAAATGCCCCCTTGCTGGATATCAGCCTGTTTACTTTCAACACGACTGAAAGCGGCACCTATTGCATCTTTGAACCGGTAGCCGGGGCTGTAAGCGCACCTTATGTCTGTTATGTCGGGGGCAGTTGTAAATTTGGCCCGGCCGGCACTCCGGTAAACGGCAATGTTCCTGTTACGGAATGCCCCAACCCCGCTTTTAGTGCAGCCAAAGTCGGCCCCGGCGGCTGGCGCGGCAAAGTGGGATTGCTGGGCGTTGCTCCCAATGGCAAAAATGTCTGCTTTGCGGAAGAGCTGGCGGGAACCGATACAACGTTCGATACGGCAAGAAATTACTATACGCGCAATAATGGCCTTAATGAAGGCATAAACAAGCCGTATAGCTGCCATGACTTTTTAATCGTCAATGGCCAGCAGAATGCAAAAGGCATGCATGATGAATGCACAGCACAAGCGGCTGCTATTGGCGGGTTTATGCTGGCAACCAAAAATATACAGCGCGACATAACAGGAAATAATGTCTTTGATCCTACTGTCGATACGGGTTATTGCGTGGGAGACCCTATCACGAGCTATACGGTTACCGGCACAATAGAGAATGCCAACAGCGCTCCGACTGTTTCCATGCTCGGCGGTAATTGTACGGCCACGGCAACCGATTACACTTGCAATATCGCCACCGCTGAAGCATCGGCCACTGTCAGCGGCAGTTATAACGGTGAAACACAGAGTTGTACCTTCTCGCTGGCCGCGGCAAATGGCTGTACCTTATCGTTTACGCCATCAAACAACCCGACTTATACCGTTACAGGTATTATTTCGGGCGTTGCCGCAAGTTCGGTTTCAGTCTCGATTGATCCGTCAGGCATTCATTGCCCTGCAACGCCTAATGGCGATGGCAGTTATACGTATAGTTGTACCGTTACTGCTGCGGAAAACACGACTGCCACGCTGACAGCAACAACGTCAGTAATAAGCGCAACGGTAGCGCCGGCCACGCAAACAGTAACCCTGACGGGAGCGTCTGGCACGAAGATTACGGCCCCTGATCCTTTTGTGGCGAATGACGTTCCGACCTATACCATCAGCGGTTCTATCAGCATCGATAAGAAAGTTGATAATTTAACCACGGTTACGGTTGCGGTTGATACCAACATGGGGGCTTGCTCGCTGACAGGCGGACACAGTGCAGGCATGGCGCCAAGCTATAGCTGCACTGTTCCTGGCGGCGCCAACCACCTTACCATTGCCATCAGCCCTACCTGCTCAGCTGGCAATGGAAGCAAGAAACACGAACTGTCCGATGGCTCAACTACATCGCTAAATGGAAGTTTATTCATTGATCTGGGCAGTGTGAGCGGAAACGCAACTAGAAACATTACAATTACACAATCAAACACTAATTGTTAA
- a CDS encoding IS982 family transposase, whose amino-acid sequence MNWQERLITIYLYVCKHYRQQLWTYSQRMSNYADLSFSDEEVITLYLFGVIDKHREIKQIYAYADRHLRSWFPRLPSYVAYVQRLNRMSDVFAPLLALIQQEQEARHPGQVWLIDSFPVALAKQSRRFKACVAKELADSGYCSTKKLYYYGVRVHVIGRRQSGSLPIPEYIGVTGASDHDGKIFDQIRPYLHSNELYGDKAYHRPDAEAVRQAQNLTVLTPVKKQKGQRYLEPLDQWLSTAVSRVRQPIEALFAWIEAKTGIECASKVRSYNGLMVHVFGKLAAALFFWNFLRISS is encoded by the coding sequence ATGAACTGGCAAGAGCGATTAATAACGATTTATCTCTATGTATGCAAGCATTATCGACAACAGCTTTGGACTTACAGTCAACGCATGAGCAATTATGCCGATTTGAGTTTCAGCGATGAAGAGGTGATTACCCTGTATTTATTCGGTGTCATTGATAAGCACCGGGAAATAAAACAAATCTATGCCTATGCGGATCGGCATTTGCGCTCCTGGTTTCCCAGATTACCCAGTTATGTGGCGTATGTGCAACGCTTGAATCGGATGTCCGATGTGTTTGCGCCCTTATTGGCACTGATTCAGCAAGAACAAGAGGCCAGGCATCCAGGGCAAGTCTGGCTGATTGACTCCTTCCCGGTGGCCTTGGCCAAGCAAAGTCGCCGGTTTAAAGCTTGTGTGGCCAAAGAGTTGGCTGACTCAGGCTACTGCTCAACAAAGAAGCTGTACTATTATGGTGTTCGGGTGCATGTCATAGGGCGCCGTCAGTCGGGCTCATTGCCAATACCTGAGTATATCGGAGTGACAGGTGCCAGTGACCATGATGGCAAGATATTTGATCAGATTCGGCCGTACTTGCACAGCAATGAACTGTATGGCGATAAAGCTTATCATCGGCCCGATGCCGAAGCTGTCAGGCAAGCCCAGAACCTGACTGTCCTGACACCGGTTAAAAAACAAAAAGGCCAACGCTATCTGGAACCCCTGGATCAATGGCTGTCCACCGCCGTTTCTCGCGTTCGGCAACCGATTGAAGCCTTATTTGCCTGGATTGAAGCAAAGACAGGCATTGAATGCGCCAGTAAAGTACGTTCATATAATGGACTGATGGTGCATGTCTTCGGAAAGCTGGCGGCGGCTCTGTTTTTCTGGAATTTTTTACGAATTAGCTCTTAA